One Granulicella sp. 5B5 DNA window includes the following coding sequences:
- a CDS encoding ribulokinase produces the protein MAVVAGVDFGTLSVRVTLFDSERGRLGTASAGYPLHRRREDPDFATQSHDDQMQALAKATRDVLQQTGISGADVVALALDTTGSSVIPVDAHLQPLDDYMLWCDHRAHAEAREITALAHAEHLEAIDWCGGVYSHEWGFAKLLYWLRHNPSLREKFATALEHCDMVAATLIGITNPAEVPRSICAMGHKWMWNPRWDGLPPQSFLSKLDPLFDGIREKLNSRYSTSDAIAGHLSEHWANQLGIQPGIPIPVGAFDAHWDAIGAGCREGDVVNVVGTSTCIIAMAAKTELVPGVCGVVPGSVHPQFTGIEAGLSATGDIFEAIARRAATDVKSLSQGLEAYAPGQTGLLRLSWDNGDRTVLVNSELGGITLGWNLIHTAQDELFAAIEGTAFHTRIILDRMASHGVPVIRIINAGGIPQHNAVLNQVYADVLNKPVLVPDGVPTSLGSAIFAMVAAGVFPTIEAAQQKLCLPFKTFTPRPAAVAIYNQLFPLYRDIYFSLGQPNSPATSLGNILPELRRIAEHSRTAPSRGEPLLT, from the coding sequence ATGGCTGTCGTTGCTGGAGTCGATTTCGGAACCCTCAGCGTGCGTGTCACGCTCTTTGACAGCGAGCGCGGACGCCTCGGCACTGCTTCCGCTGGCTATCCTCTGCACCGCCGTCGCGAAGACCCTGACTTCGCCACGCAGTCCCACGACGATCAGATGCAGGCCCTCGCCAAAGCCACACGCGACGTCCTCCAGCAAACCGGCATCTCTGGCGCCGACGTCGTCGCCCTCGCGCTCGACACCACCGGCTCCTCCGTCATCCCCGTCGACGCCCACCTCCAGCCGCTCGACGACTACATGCTTTGGTGCGACCACCGCGCCCACGCCGAAGCCCGCGAGATCACAGCCCTCGCCCACGCCGAGCACCTCGAAGCCATCGACTGGTGCGGCGGCGTCTACTCCCACGAGTGGGGCTTCGCCAAGCTCCTCTACTGGCTCCGCCACAACCCATCTCTCCGCGAAAAATTCGCAACCGCTTTAGAACACTGCGATATGGTCGCCGCCACCCTCATCGGCATCACCAACCCCGCCGAAGTCCCACGCAGCATCTGCGCCATGGGACACAAGTGGATGTGGAACCCCCGCTGGGACGGCCTTCCGCCGCAGTCCTTCCTCTCCAAGCTCGATCCTCTCTTCGACGGCATCCGCGAAAAACTCAACAGCCGCTACAGCACCTCCGACGCCATCGCCGGCCATCTATCCGAGCACTGGGCAAACCAACTCGGCATCCAACCCGGCATCCCCATACCCGTCGGCGCCTTCGACGCCCACTGGGACGCCATCGGCGCCGGCTGCCGCGAAGGCGACGTCGTCAATGTCGTCGGCACCTCCACCTGCATCATCGCCATGGCCGCAAAAACCGAGCTCGTCCCCGGCGTCTGCGGCGTCGTTCCCGGCAGCGTGCATCCCCAATTCACCGGTATCGAAGCCGGACTCTCCGCCACCGGAGACATCTTCGAAGCCATCGCCCGTCGCGCCGCCACCGACGTCAAATCCCTCTCGCAGGGCCTCGAAGCCTACGCCCCCGGCCAGACCGGCCTGCTCCGCCTCTCCTGGGACAACGGCGACCGCACCGTCCTCGTCAACTCCGAGCTCGGCGGAATCACCCTCGGCTGGAACCTCATCCACACCGCGCAGGACGAGCTCTTCGCCGCCATCGAAGGCACCGCCTTCCACACCCGCATCATCCTCGACCGCATGGCCTCGCACGGCGTCCCCGTCATCCGCATCATCAACGCCGGCGGCATCCCGCAGCACAACGCCGTCCTCAACCAGGTCTACGCCGACGTCCTCAACAAACCCGTCCTCGTCCCAGATGGCGTCCCCACCAGCCTCGGCTCCGCCATCTTTGCGATGGTTGCCGCCGGCGTCTTCCCCACCATCGAAGCCGCGCAGCAAAAACTCTGCCTCCCCTTCAAGACCTTCACCCCCCGCCCTGCCGCCGTGGCCATCTACAACCAGCTCTTCCCGCTCTACCGCGATATCTACTTCTCCCTCGGCCAACCCAACAGCCCCGCAACATCCCTCGGCAACATCCTTCCCGAACTCCGCCGCATCGCC
- a CDS encoding LacI family DNA-binding transcriptional regulator, whose amino-acid sequence MKRSRKSAKSATPAKIDIRSVAERAGVSIATVSRAMNRVPTVDAELAERVWAAVKELNYLPNTQARALVSGKSRLLGLIVSEITNPFFPELIQEFENVAVRHGYEILIASTNYERKKMEECARRMLERKVDGVAVMTFGIEDFLFERFAADKVPVVFVDAAPERPMSSALAVDYRVGIDEGVRHLVGLGHTKIGFITGPLRLRSAQARKAAFVECMQSAGVNVESVWVVEGEHTLESGRDAMERLLAMKERPTAVMCSNDMTAIGVQHALFEAGLKVPEDLSLIGFDDIHLAEYTIPPLTTVRMACKDLAERSVGALLVHLKSGVAEAAAEMIPTRLIVRQTTGAPKEGKKARR is encoded by the coding sequence ATGAAGCGTTCCCGAAAGTCTGCGAAGAGTGCGACACCTGCGAAGATCGATATTCGCAGTGTGGCTGAACGTGCGGGAGTTTCGATTGCGACGGTGTCGCGGGCGATGAACCGTGTGCCGACGGTGGATGCGGAGCTGGCGGAGCGCGTGTGGGCGGCGGTGAAGGAGCTGAACTACCTGCCGAATACGCAAGCGCGCGCGCTGGTGTCGGGCAAGAGCCGGTTGCTGGGGCTGATTGTTTCAGAGATTACGAACCCGTTTTTTCCGGAGCTGATCCAGGAGTTTGAGAACGTGGCGGTGCGGCACGGGTACGAGATCCTGATCGCTTCGACGAACTATGAGCGCAAGAAGATGGAGGAGTGCGCGCGGCGGATGCTGGAGCGCAAGGTGGACGGCGTCGCGGTGATGACGTTCGGCATTGAGGATTTTCTGTTCGAGCGGTTTGCGGCGGACAAGGTGCCCGTGGTGTTTGTGGATGCCGCGCCGGAGCGGCCGATGAGCAGCGCCCTGGCGGTGGACTATCGGGTGGGCATCGACGAAGGCGTGCGGCACCTAGTGGGGTTAGGGCATACCAAGATCGGGTTCATTACCGGGCCACTGCGGTTGCGGTCGGCGCAGGCGCGCAAGGCAGCGTTTGTGGAGTGTATGCAATCTGCCGGAGTGAATGTTGAAAGCGTGTGGGTGGTGGAGGGCGAACATACGCTGGAGAGCGGGCGCGATGCGATGGAGAGGCTGCTGGCGATGAAGGAACGGCCGACGGCGGTGATGTGCTCCAACGATATGACGGCGATTGGGGTGCAGCATGCACTGTTTGAAGCAGGGCTGAAGGTGCCGGAGGACCTGTCGCTGATTGGGTTCGATGATATCCACTTGGCGGAGTACACGATCCCTCCGCTGACGACGGTGCGGATGGCTTGCAAAGATCTGGCGGAGCGGTCTGTGGGGGCGCTGCTGGTCCATCTGAAGTCTGGGGTTGCTGAGGCCGCGGCGGAGATGATTCCGACGCGGCTGATTGTGCGGCAGACGACGGGTGCACCGAAGGAAGGGAAGAAGGCGAGGCGTTGA